In Morganella morganii, the following are encoded in one genomic region:
- a CDS encoding beta/gamma crystallin-related protein, giving the protein MKKRVIGLFLLIGLPLVAIADNIHVTVNSPVYSYPDNREFKESVYVCVLTPFNKMYAGVDVKKTQAQFNASQSCQNKEGSNSIFCTPKDAMCTTATVILSNGDSRHQGLSAIVLFNGFDQTGQHLLVNESIDDFSTYNFDNKIMSFDIPDGWTVRFFKEKNFQGDYYTRSSGKGNADDFPHSISSMKILRKK; this is encoded by the coding sequence ATGAAAAAACGAGTTATAGGTTTGTTTTTATTGATAGGACTACCTTTGGTTGCTATAGCTGATAATATTCACGTGACGGTGAATTCCCCTGTGTACTCTTACCCTGATAATCGGGAGTTTAAAGAAAGTGTATATGTATGTGTATTAACCCCATTTAACAAGATGTATGCCGGTGTTGATGTGAAAAAAACACAAGCACAATTCAACGCCAGTCAGTCTTGTCAAAATAAAGAGGGTAGTAATAGTATTTTTTGTACGCCAAAAGATGCCATGTGTACTACAGCAACGGTGATACTGAGTAATGGAGATAGTCGTCACCAGGGGCTCTCTGCTATTGTATTATTTAATGGATTTGATCAAACAGGTCAGCATTTGCTGGTCAATGAAAGTATTGATGATTTTAGTACATATAATTTTGATAACAAGATCATGTCGTTTGATATTCCGGATGGATGGACAGTGCGGTTTTTCAAAGAAAAAAACTTTCAGGGTGACTATTATACCCGCTCTTCAGGAAAGGGAAATGCAGATGATTTTCCACACAGTATTAGCTCAATGAAAATACTTCGAAAGAAATAA
- a CDS encoding Fe(3+) ABC transporter substrate-binding protein, whose translation MFFLCNKTRLITLASSLMVTCALPAMAKDSLTLYTTREPGLIQPLLDAFTKETAIDVNTVYIKDGMLERVKAEGKNSPADLLMTVDAGNLIDLVEAGVTQPVQSEVLTEVIPASLRDKDNQWFGLSMRARVLYAEKSIPLNSITYENLADPQWKGKICIRAGQHPYNTALVAAMIAHDGEAKTEAWLRGVKNNLARKAAGGDRDVARDILGGICDVGLANSYYVGHMKNAKEGTDARQWGDAIKVVQPTFTSGGTHVNITGAAVARNAPHKEQAVKLMEYLVSVPAQQLYAQANYEYPIRKGVPLDATINSAIGEINVDNIPLAEIVKHRKQASQLVDKVGFDQ comes from the coding sequence ATGTTTTTTTTATGTAATAAGACTCGTTTGATTACGTTGGCATCATCGCTTATGGTTACCTGTGCATTACCAGCGATGGCAAAAGATTCCCTCACTTTATATACCACACGTGAACCGGGCTTAATTCAGCCTCTTCTCGATGCCTTTACGAAAGAAACTGCCATTGATGTAAATACTGTCTATATCAAAGATGGTATGTTAGAACGAGTAAAAGCCGAAGGTAAAAACTCTCCGGCTGACTTATTAATGACAGTTGATGCAGGTAACCTCATCGATTTAGTTGAAGCAGGTGTAACTCAACCTGTTCAATCCGAAGTATTAACAGAAGTTATTCCGGCTTCTTTACGTGATAAAGACAACCAATGGTTTGGTTTGTCAATGCGTGCACGTGTGTTGTATGCAGAAAAATCCATACCATTAAACAGCATCACGTATGAAAACCTGGCAGACCCGCAATGGAAAGGCAAAATCTGTATTCGTGCGGGACAACACCCCTATAACACAGCATTAGTAGCCGCAATGATTGCTCATGATGGTGAAGCGAAAACAGAAGCGTGGTTACGTGGCGTGAAAAATAACTTAGCCCGTAAAGCTGCTGGTGGCGATCGTGATGTTGCCCGTGACATCCTCGGTGGTATCTGTGATGTTGGCTTAGCGAACTCCTACTATGTTGGTCATATGAAAAATGCGAAAGAAGGCACTGATGCCCGTCAGTGGGGGGATGCCATTAAAGTCGTTCAGCCAACCTTTACCAGTGGCGGAACGCACGTCAATATCACTGGTGCTGCAGTTGCCCGCAATGCGCCACATAAAGAACAAGCTGTGAAATTGATGGAGTATTTAGTTTCAGTTCCTGCTCAGCAGCTGTATGCGCAAGCTAACTACGAATATCCAATCCGTAAAGGGGTTCCTTTGGATGCGACGATCAACAGTGCGATTGGTGAAATCAATGTTGATAACATTCCACTGGCTGAAATCGTTAAACACCGTAAACAAGCCAGCCAGTTGGTAGATAAAGTTGGATTCGATCAATAA
- a CDS encoding ABC transporter ATP-binding protein → MSDTTLVLDNVHVSYGSKHQRNHVLKGFSLHINAGEIGCLLGTSGCGKSTALRAIAGFERTEQGTIHVGGRCVAGEGLHLPPEQRNVGMVFQDYALFPHLTAAQNIAFGLRKQPKGYQQTRVQTLLDLVELKELAGRYPHEMSGGQQQRIALARALATQPAVLLLDEPLSSLDPDSRKRLGLEVRDILREAGQTALLVTHSEDEAQLMADKINYLKNGRLIQNDEKTKIRNT, encoded by the coding sequence GTGTCAGACACAACGTTAGTTCTTGATAATGTGCATGTCTCTTACGGGAGTAAACATCAACGTAATCATGTTCTGAAAGGCTTTTCTTTGCACATTAATGCAGGGGAGATCGGCTGTCTTCTCGGTACTTCCGGCTGCGGAAAAAGCACTGCACTACGTGCTATTGCAGGGTTTGAACGTACAGAGCAGGGAACCATCCATGTTGGTGGCCGCTGTGTTGCAGGAGAGGGCCTTCATCTTCCGCCGGAACAACGCAATGTGGGAATGGTATTTCAGGATTACGCGCTGTTCCCCCATTTAACCGCAGCGCAAAATATTGCTTTCGGTCTGAGAAAACAACCGAAAGGATATCAGCAAACACGAGTTCAAACACTGCTGGATTTAGTAGAATTAAAAGAACTTGCCGGGCGTTATCCACATGAAATGTCTGGTGGGCAACAGCAACGTATTGCTTTAGCACGTGCATTGGCGACACAGCCGGCAGTATTGTTGTTAGATGAGCCTTTGTCGAGCTTAGATCCGGATAGCCGTAAACGTTTAGGGCTGGAAGTGAGAGATATTTTACGGGAAGCCGGGCAAACAGCACTGTTAGTGACTCACAGCGAAGATGAAGCACAATTGATGGCTGACAAAATTAACTACCTGAAAAATGGCAGATTAATTCAGAATGATGAGAAAACCAAAATCAGAAATACTTAA